The Gemmatimonadota bacterium region GGCAACTGGCGCGGCGCGGGCGGCGCGTGTTGGGCCTGGACCGGTTCGACCCGCCTCATGCGCTCGGCTCCTCCCACGGCCGCACGCGCATCATCCGCGAGGCGTACTTCGAGCACCCGCTGTATGTGCCGCTGATCCAGCGCGCGTACGAGAAGTGGGCGGAGCTCGAGCGGGTGGCGGGCCGGCCGCTGCTGCGTCTGACGGGCGGGCTCATGCTCGGCCCGCCGGACGGCATGCTGCTAAGCGGCACCCGGGCCAGCGCCCGGGCGCATGGGCTGGCGCACGAGGAGCTCACGGCGGCCGAGGTGCGCCGGCGCTTCCCCGGCCTCGCGCCCCGCGATGACATGGTGGGAATCCTCGAGCCCAGCGGCGGGCTGCTCTTCCCCGAGGCGTGCATCCACAGCAGCCTCGAGCTGGCCGCCCGCGCCGGGGCAGAGCTGCACAGCACCGAGCCGCTCCTGCACTGGCGCGCGGAGAGCGGCGGCGCTGTCATCGAAACCGCGCGGGGCAGGTACCGCGCCGCGCGGCTGATCCTGGCGGCCGGCGCGTGGCTGCCCGAGCTGCTCGCCGCGCTCGGCCTGCCGCTCCAGGTCGAGCGCCAGTTCATGCACTGGTTCCGGCCCGCCGCGTTCCCGCAGCGGTTCCACGCTGACCACTGCCCCATCGTGCTGTGGGAGTATGAGCCGGAACGCATCTTCGCCACACTGCCCGACGTGGGCGACGGCCTCAAGCTGGCCATTCACCACGAAGGCGTGGCCACCG contains the following coding sequences:
- the solA gene encoding N-methyl-L-tryptophan oxidase, which encodes MPQRSDYDVAIAGLGAVGSAAAWQLARRGRRVLGLDRFDPPHALGSSHGRTRIIREAYFEHPLYVPLIQRAYEKWAELERVAGRPLLRLTGGLMLGPPDGMLLSGTRASARAHGLAHEELTAAEVRRRFPGLAPRDDMVGILEPSGGLLFPEACIHSSLELAARAGAELHSTEPLLHWRAESGGAVIETARGRYRAARLILAAGAWLPELLAALGLPLQVERQFMHWFRPAAFPQRFHADHCPIVLWEYEPERIFATLPDVGDGLKLAIHHEGVATDPESVDRRISADEERKVRGLLDAYLPDAHGELLDAAVCLYTNTPDYDFLLDFHPEQPQVILASACSGHGFKFASALGEILADLADGAATRFDLTPFCAARFAGRGATAHHGAACAPRRRETDRPEPP